A section of the Pleuronectes platessa chromosome 7, fPlePla1.1, whole genome shotgun sequence genome encodes:
- the ric8b gene encoding synembryn-B isoform X2 produces the protein MDLNAILSQLESNNEQETEELLRQYNRENTQIFTFDPQEEALRSKLCQSVLSVLGRQVQPGCQKTCLESLRILSRDKRVLAPVATREGMLTLGGLARLCAAEEGGDDQTSSQGDTSEEEERVVVEALKCLSNVILNSPAAQQVSVDVQLVNGLCASLRTARTWHHEVGLFTLRLLFLLSALRPDVRGVLRIERHAVKLLTEVLEHTLHVRWVGPYEAAPPDPQALPMPAEDNERAMEALKALFNLTLCDAGEEDDHQLRLITAILRHLLMLRTETEEKTEEAHSHAVNLLNNLPVSCLDVLIEVPVQGGHERYGGKNMDAVQMLLDFMEKRIDKGSNYKEGLTPVLSLMTEGSRQHREFRRYIKTQVLPPLKEVKVRPEIGTTVRNKLVRLMTHVDMGVKQMAAEFLFVLCKESVDNLLKYTGYGNAAGLLVARGLLAGGRGETQYSEDEDSDTEEYKTAKPFINPITGHVEEPMPNPIEEMTEEQKEYEAQKLVNMFDKLSRQNLIRPMGVRPDGTLAPLEETLCDPSEDNSGSDSD, from the exons ATGGATTTAAACGCCATCCTGTCGCAGCTGGAATCGAACAACGAGCAGGAAACTGAGGAGCTTCTGCGTCAGTACAACCGAGAG AACACACAAATCTTCACGTTTGACCCACAAGAAGAAGCCCTGAGGAGT AAGCTGTGTCAGAGTGTGCTGTCAGTGCTGGGGAGGCAGGTGCAGCCCGGCTGTCAGAAGACATGCCTGGAGTCCCTCCGCATCCTGTCCAGAGACAAGCGTGTCCTCGCACCCGTGGCCACCAGGGAAGGCATGCTGACTCTGGGGGGGCTGGCGAGGCTGTGTGCggcagaggaaggaggtgacGACCAGACGAGCTCGCAGGGAGACacttcagaggaggaggagcgggtgGTGGTGGAGGCCCTGAAGTGCCTCAGCAACGTGATTCTCAACAGTCCGGCAGCTCAGCAGGTCAGTGTGGACGTGCAGCTGGTCAACGGCCTGTGTGCCAGCCTGCGCACGGCCCGCACATGGCACCACGAGGTGGGCCTGTTCACACTGCGCCTTCTCTTCCTGCTCTCTGCCCTGCGTCCTGACGTCAGAGGGGTTCTGAGGATAGAAAGGCACGCAGTGAAGCTACTGACCGAGGTCCTGGAGCACACCCTGCATGTGCGCTGGGTCGGCCCCTATGAGGCTGCTCCTCCAGATCCGCAGGCCCTGCCCATGCCTGCAGAGGACAACGAGCGAGCAATGGAGGCACTGAAGGCCTTGTTCAACCTCACTTTGTGTGACGCTGGTGAG GAGGACGATCACCAGTTGCGGCTAATCACTGCCATCCTGCGTCATCTGTTGATGCTGAGGACTGAGacggaggagaaaacagaggaggCACACAG CCATGCTGTCAACTTACTTAACAACCTGCCCGTGTCCTGCCTGGATGTGTTAATCGAAGTGCCTGTCCAGGGTGGACATGAGAGATATGGTGGGAAAAACATGGATGCAGTCCAGATGTTACTGGATTTCATGGAGAAAAGGATCGACAAG GGCTCCAACTACAAAGAGGGGCTCACTCCGGTGCTCAGCCTTATGACTGAAGGATCCAGACAACACAGAGAGTTCCGCAGATATATCAAAACTCAG GTGCTCCCCCCACTGAAAGAAGTGAAAGTCCGGCCAGAGATTGGCACCACGGTCAGAAACAAGTTGGTTCGCCTTATGACTCACGTCGACATGGGTGTGAAGCAGATGGCTGCAGAGTTTCTCTTCGTTCTCTGCAAAGAGAGCG TGGACAACCTGCTGAAGTACACAGGATATGGAAATGCAGCAGGACTCCTGGTGGCTCGAGGACTTCttgcaggagggagaggagagactcAGTACTCCGAAGATGAAGACTCGGACACAGAAGAATACAAGACAGCCAAACCCTT CATCAACCCCATCACTGGTCACGTGGAGGAGCCCATGCCGAACCCCATCGAGGAGATGACGGAGGAGCAGAAGGAGTACGAGGCCCAGAAACTGGTCAATATGTTTGACAAGCTGTCAAG GCAGAACCTGATCCGGCCCATGGGCGTCAGGCCGGACGGGACGTTAGCACCTCTTGAAGAAACGCTCTGTGACCCATCTGAAGACAACTCAGGATCAGACTCTGACTAG
- the ric8b gene encoding synembryn-B isoform X1, with the protein MDLNAILSQLESNNEQETEELLRQYNRENTQIFTFDPQEEALRSKLCQSVLSVLGRQVQPGCQKTCLESLRILSRDKRVLAPVATREGMLTLGGLARLCAAEEGGDDQTSSQGDTSEEEERVVVEALKCLSNVILNSPAAQQVSVDVQLVNGLCASLRTARTWHHEVGLFTLRLLFLLSALRPDVRGVLRIERHAVKLLTEVLEHTLHVRWVGPYEAAPPDPQALPMPAEDNERAMEALKALFNLTLCDAGEEDDHQLRLITAILRHLLMLRTETEEKTEEAHSHAVNLLNNLPVSCLDVLIEVPVQGGHERYGGKNMDAVQMLLDFMEKRIDKQGSNYKEGLTPVLSLMTEGSRQHREFRRYIKTQVLPPLKEVKVRPEIGTTVRNKLVRLMTHVDMGVKQMAAEFLFVLCKESVDNLLKYTGYGNAAGLLVARGLLAGGRGETQYSEDEDSDTEEYKTAKPFINPITGHVEEPMPNPIEEMTEEQKEYEAQKLVNMFDKLSRQNLIRPMGVRPDGTLAPLEETLCDPSEDNSGSDSD; encoded by the exons ATGGATTTAAACGCCATCCTGTCGCAGCTGGAATCGAACAACGAGCAGGAAACTGAGGAGCTTCTGCGTCAGTACAACCGAGAG AACACACAAATCTTCACGTTTGACCCACAAGAAGAAGCCCTGAGGAGT AAGCTGTGTCAGAGTGTGCTGTCAGTGCTGGGGAGGCAGGTGCAGCCCGGCTGTCAGAAGACATGCCTGGAGTCCCTCCGCATCCTGTCCAGAGACAAGCGTGTCCTCGCACCCGTGGCCACCAGGGAAGGCATGCTGACTCTGGGGGGGCTGGCGAGGCTGTGTGCggcagaggaaggaggtgacGACCAGACGAGCTCGCAGGGAGACacttcagaggaggaggagcgggtgGTGGTGGAGGCCCTGAAGTGCCTCAGCAACGTGATTCTCAACAGTCCGGCAGCTCAGCAGGTCAGTGTGGACGTGCAGCTGGTCAACGGCCTGTGTGCCAGCCTGCGCACGGCCCGCACATGGCACCACGAGGTGGGCCTGTTCACACTGCGCCTTCTCTTCCTGCTCTCTGCCCTGCGTCCTGACGTCAGAGGGGTTCTGAGGATAGAAAGGCACGCAGTGAAGCTACTGACCGAGGTCCTGGAGCACACCCTGCATGTGCGCTGGGTCGGCCCCTATGAGGCTGCTCCTCCAGATCCGCAGGCCCTGCCCATGCCTGCAGAGGACAACGAGCGAGCAATGGAGGCACTGAAGGCCTTGTTCAACCTCACTTTGTGTGACGCTGGTGAG GAGGACGATCACCAGTTGCGGCTAATCACTGCCATCCTGCGTCATCTGTTGATGCTGAGGACTGAGacggaggagaaaacagaggaggCACACAG CCATGCTGTCAACTTACTTAACAACCTGCCCGTGTCCTGCCTGGATGTGTTAATCGAAGTGCCTGTCCAGGGTGGACATGAGAGATATGGTGGGAAAAACATGGATGCAGTCCAGATGTTACTGGATTTCATGGAGAAAAGGATCGACAAG CAGGGCTCCAACTACAAAGAGGGGCTCACTCCGGTGCTCAGCCTTATGACTGAAGGATCCAGACAACACAGAGAGTTCCGCAGATATATCAAAACTCAG GTGCTCCCCCCACTGAAAGAAGTGAAAGTCCGGCCAGAGATTGGCACCACGGTCAGAAACAAGTTGGTTCGCCTTATGACTCACGTCGACATGGGTGTGAAGCAGATGGCTGCAGAGTTTCTCTTCGTTCTCTGCAAAGAGAGCG TGGACAACCTGCTGAAGTACACAGGATATGGAAATGCAGCAGGACTCCTGGTGGCTCGAGGACTTCttgcaggagggagaggagagactcAGTACTCCGAAGATGAAGACTCGGACACAGAAGAATACAAGACAGCCAAACCCTT CATCAACCCCATCACTGGTCACGTGGAGGAGCCCATGCCGAACCCCATCGAGGAGATGACGGAGGAGCAGAAGGAGTACGAGGCCCAGAAACTGGTCAATATGTTTGACAAGCTGTCAAG GCAGAACCTGATCCGGCCCATGGGCGTCAGGCCGGACGGGACGTTAGCACCTCTTGAAGAAACGCTCTGTGACCCATCTGAAGACAACTCAGGATCAGACTCTGACTAG